The following DNA comes from Eriocheir sinensis breed Jianghai 21 chromosome 37, ASM2467909v1, whole genome shotgun sequence.
accttttctttttcccttcctccccatctcctcctcctcctcctcctcctcttcctcttcagtcgCATTATCATCACTCAaatccattttttctttactccttgaCTTCCTCGGtgaacttcttcctcttcccctctttaccacctcttcctcctcttctgtcacatCATCATCACTTACAACCATATTTTCTCTACCCCTCGACTTCCCCACtgaacctcttcctcttcccctctttaccacctcctccacttcctcctcctcctcctcagtgacaTCATCATCACTCACATCCATTTTTTCTCTACCCCTCGACTTTCTCGGTGaaacttttcctttccccttcttcaccacctcctccacctcttcctcctcctcctccgtctccacctCATCCATATTCTCGTCCTCCTGATCCGCATTTCTCGTCCTTCGCCGCTTCGTTTGGCCATGACCTGAAACCACCTGGTCACGGAGGGAAGCGCTGCACCTCTCGCCAGGACACTCGTAGCTGTTGCGATCTGCCCAGTACTTCTTGCCACAGTCGCGATGGACACTGATGTTGCACTGGTCACATCGGTAGCCCTGTGTGGTGGGGGGGAATGGGGTGAGTGAGACGGGAAGGAACCAGCTGctacagaagaaaaaggagaagggtatataaaggaagaaggatagaaaaacaaaaagaggaagaagaagaaaaaggagaagggttataaaagaagaaggatagaaaaacaaaaagaggaagaagaagaaaaaggagaagggttataaaggaagaaggatagaagaacaaaaagaggaagaagaagaaaaaggagaagggtgtaaagaggaagaaggatagaaaaacaaaaagaggaagaagaagaaaaaggagaagggtgtaaagaggaagaaggatagaagaacaaaaagaggaaaaagaagaaaaaggagaagggtgttaagaggaagaaggacaggaaaacaagaagagaaagaagaagaaaaaggaggatacaTAAAGGATGAAGGAtttaaaaacaagaagaggaagaagaagaaaaaaaagaagatagatatatagaaaaaaagtaaatggttGATGAGAAATAGTCATTGTAATTGTGGAATGCagatgagacaaagaaaaggaaccaTCTGAAATACCAAAATAAATAGGGATAGAATAGGGATAAGACACATAAATAGGGACTGAAGaatatattgaaacaaaagtaaaaaattgCTGTTGTTGTGGAATGCAgatgagacaaaggagaggaacCAACCACAAACAAAACAGACagtgataaaagaaagaataaagaaaagtaaataattgGTGGAGGAAATCTTAGTAGTAGTGGATGAGAGCTGAAAAGGAATCATCcactaccaaaataaataaacaataataaaagaacaatataaaaaaaaagtaaatgcgtTAACTGATAAAAAATACTGAAGTAATggatctctcacacacacacacacacacacacacttaccttccttttctttgataGCTCACCCATCTAACTATAGTCTTCTTTAATAGGTATCAAATGAACCACTAGCAATATAAACAAActcataaaaacaaaacaaataaaaactaaaataaatatgtatactAATAAAAAACCTATcaatgaatcacacacacacacacacaccttgaccgtCAGTTTGGTGCAGAAGAAACACTTGTGGACGTCCTCAGGGAAGGTTTCCTCGAGGTACGCCGCCAGCTCCGTTATGCTCAGCGCACTCAGCGACAGGCACTCGCCACCATCATCGTCCCAGCCCTGAAAAACgcagacaataaaaataaaaataaatgataaaaaaggatACTGATGAACcctagataaagaaaagaaggaaaacaaaaccacattgataccccccccccccccaccaaaaaGGATactgatgaaaagaaggaaaacaaagcccCAATGATAATTCCTACAGCTCCCCGCCCCCCAAAACAAAGGATACTGATGAACcctagataaagaaaaacaaggaaaacaaaacaccgTCGATAAAccctacactccctcctccccccccaaaaaaaaggaaaaaacactgGCGAGTCCTCGGCAAAATAGaaaacaggggaaaaaaaaaaaaaaaaaaaaaaagattgatgagCCTGAGACTTTTTTTcagaacaaaggagacagctcaagggcacaaaaaaaggaaacaataataaaaaagcccgctactcaccactcctaaaaagaatccaaagaggtggctgaaagaggggtcaatttcaggaggagaggtgtcctgatactctcctcttgaatgagttcaagttctaggcaggaggaaatacagatgaaggaagatcgttccagagtttaccagtgtgagggatgaaagagtgaagatgctggttaactcgtgtgtaagggatttggacagtaaagggatgagcatgagaagaaagttgtgtgcagcgtggccgctgaagggggggaggcatgcagttagcaagttcagaagagcagtcagcatgaaaataatgatagaagatagaaagagaggcaacatcacggtggaatttaagaggtagaagactatcagtgagaggaggagagctgatgagacgaagagccttagactccactctgtccaatagagctgcgTGAGTTGAGcccacccacacgtgagatgcatacttcatacgagggcggacatggcccctgtatatggatagcaactgtgcggaggagaagaactggcggagatgatacagaacagaattaaaaaggaacaaggaaagaaggaaaacaaaactctAATGGACTCCAGGAATaaatgaaacaagaaaggaagaaaaacagaaagatacataaaataaaatagaggaaaaaatgttGCTGCAGGAATAaatgaaacgagaaaaaaaggaagaaaaatacaaagatagatgaaaaaaaaagaaaaaaaagctcttgaccccccccccccaaaaaaaaaaaattaaccctAACCCACCTTGATCAACCACTTATCCGCCACAAGATGTTCAACCAGGTCCTCGCAGGTGCTCGGCTTCAGCTTCTGGGGGAGGCGGGGGCCGATGTTAAGAGCCGTGTTgatctccacctcccccttctccgAGGTgaccatctccaccaccagctGCTGCATGAAGGTCAACTCCTGCTTGGTGAAGGAACTCAGCTCTCTGCCGCAGGAAAAGAGATGGGGGGGCGGGTtactgggagaggaggagaggaagagagaagaggagagataggagagcaaacaggagaagaggaagagaagggggtgtaaatgggagaggaggagagaagggggagtaaatggagagaagaggagagatgggagtgTAAATAGAAGAGCAAGAAAGGGGTGTAAATgttagaagaagagagaaggggtagtaaatgggagaagagaaattaggaggtgtttgggagaagaggagagaaggggagtaaatggaagaaataaattaGGAGGTGTAtttgggagaagaggagagaaggggagtaaatggaagaaataaattaGGAGGTGTAtttgggagaagaggagagaagggggagtaaATGGGAGATGAGATTGAGGGGtggttactgtaaaaaaaaaaaaaaaaaaaaaaaaaaaaagagggaaagagaaaggtaaagccGGGGGGAtatggtaaagaggaagaggggtggtTAGCATACAGgcatagggaagggaggagacagagtAAGGTTAAGGTGAAGTTGAGGGGATATACTAAAGCTCCTGTTTGCTGAAGGAACACAGGCGGAGGAGGGATGGCCGTGTAAATGTGAAAAGATAATGTGGAAGAAGATTGGTTACAGTTGCAtgaagaaaggcagaggaagagaaagtttgTTAGGGGCACACATATAGCTCCTGTTTCCTGAAGGTCTCTACTGCAGGAGGGGAGATGGtggtgttaacccagtagcagtgaaaggccaaatttgtggctttaccgtgtgccagCGACGGGCTAATTTTTTCCATGATAtaaaaccccccccaaaaaatagatgatgcataaagtgatcacaaatgcgttgatatatattatgaaaaggtttgcgtgagtgatgattttttctcatttttctcgcttagaggggccttcaagaaacatgatccccgcagctaccggattAAAGGAGAGGAAGGCTGGAAAGAGAGATGAGTGTGAGGGAAACTAGATTACATACATGAATgatgaaaatgagtaaaaatcatcactcacacaaaccatttcataatacatatcaaaacatttgtgatcagtttacgcatcatctattttgggggggttatatcatggcacaaatttggcctgtcgctgctacacggtaaagccacaaatttggcccgtcgctgctacacggtaaagccacaaatctggcccgttgctgctacacggtaaagccacaaatttggctcatcgctgctacatggtaaagccacaaatctggcccgttgctgctacacggtaaagccacaaatttggctcgttgctgctaccaggttaagactACTATGACATTTAGGAAATCTATTAGGAAAGGCCTGCAGTGAGGGAGTAatgggtgatgatgataataatgaaaccCACAGTCGAGAGGAAggtatcaggtcacctctcctcccaaaactgacctatctttcggccactcccctTGACTCTttcgtaggagcagtgagtagcgggctctctttaattttttttttcattatggtttcttttttttgcccttggacTGTTTCctctacagtaaaaaaaaataaaaaaatcgtaaagcaTGCCATACCTAGTCGCATCGCTAGCCATCAGGTTCGCCAGCACCAGGCACGGGTAGTCACCATCCTCGCGCTCCTCCATGGCGCTCCTCACCACCAGCTGCATGTGCTTCAGCTCCAGGTTCAGCTCCAGAACAAACCCTTCCAGATTTTTGGCTTTCACtgttgatttacatagatattcagacttGCTAAATAGGTGTGGTTCAGTTATATGCTCATAGATTCAACCAAGACTTTCTAACTAGGTGCGGCTGGGTTAAATGCTCAGACTCAACCCAGATTTTCTAATTAAGTGCGGTTAGCTTATTTGCTCATAGATTCAACCCAGACTTGCTAATTAGGTGCGGTTAGGTTATATGCTCACCAACTCAACCTAGACTTGCTAATTAGGTGTGGTTAGGTTATATGCTCATAGATTCAACCCAGACTTGCTAATTAGGTGCAGTTAGCTTATATGCTCATAGATTCAACCCAGACTTGCTAATTAGGTGTGGTTAGGTTATATGCTCACCAACTCAACCTAGACTTGC
Coding sequences within:
- the LOC127008264 gene encoding neurofilament medium polypeptide-like, encoding MVYGDAHRLFLQLMTHRRSLDEREATQLMERCCKEFRVKAKNLEGFVLELNLELKHMQLVVRSAMEEREDGDYPCLVLANLMASDATRELSSFTKQELTFMQQLVVEMVTSEKGEVEINTALNIGPRLPQKLKPSTCEDLVEHLVADKWLIKGWDDDGGECLSLSALSITELAAYLEETFPEDVHKCFFCTKLTVKGYRCDQCNISVHRDCGKKYWADRNSYECPGERCSASLRDQVVSGHGQTKRRRTRNADQEDENMDEVETEEEEEEVEEVVKKGKGKVSPRKSRGREKMDVSDDDVTEEEEEEVEEVVKRGRGRGSVGKSRGRENMVVSDDDVTEEEEEVVKRGRGRSSPRKSRSKEKMDLSDDNATEEEEEEEEEEEMGRKGKRKGPVRSLRRKEKKNYSTREVDEDEEEEEEEEEEEEEEEEEIMEVAKKGKGRSSVRKVRSRK